The nucleotide sequence CGACGGGCGCGTCGGCGCCGGCGGACGAACACACGCCGATCACGCCGCGCGTGGATTCGCAGGGCAACACGGTGGTCTCCGAGGACACCGTGGAGCAGCACGAGCACAACGGCGAGCTGGTCCGGATCGTGCGCCGCGTGCTGCGCGCGCCGGACGGACGCGAGATCGTCAAGCGCGTGCGCCAGGTGCGCAAGCTGACGGCCGGCGCGACGGACGGCGAGGTGACGCCCGGACGGCGGATTCGCGCGCCGCTCATCCCGCTTGCCGAGGGCATCCCGCTGGCGCGGCTCACGCCGAGCGCGCAGCAGGATCTTTTGCCCGCGCTGAAACAGGATCACCCCGCGGCGGTGCGCCAGTTTCACATGCTCTGGAACAAGATCGACACGATCTCGATGCAGGAGCCGGCCTGCACGATCATCGTCACGAGCGCGGTGCCCAAGGAAGGCAAGTCGGTGTGCAGCATCAATCTCGCCGCGACGATCGCGCAGACGCCCGACGTGCGCGTGCTATTGATGGACGCGGACCTGCACCAGCCGCGCACACACGAATACCTCGGCCTCGAACTGCCGGAAAAGGGCCTCGCGGACATCCTGCGCGGCCAGGCGACGGTGGCCGACTGCGTCATCAATTACGAAATCGACCGCTTCTACTACCTGCCGTCGGGCGTGACCGAGGGCATGCCCACGGAACTTCTCGCGGGGCGGGCGATGGATCACCTGCTCGACGAACTCAAGGGGCTGTTCCATTTTGTCATCATCGATTCGCCGCCGCTCGTGCCGATCGCGGACACCGTGAACCTGGCCGCGAAGGTGGACGGCGTGGTGCTCGTGGTGCGAGCCGGGCAGACCAGCCGCAAACTTGTTGGCCAGGTGCTCGAGGATCTCGGCGAAAAAAGGATTCTCGGCGTGGTGCTGAACGGGCTCGATTTCCGCACCTCGGGCGGCGCGTATCACTACGGCTATTACGGCTACTACGGCTATTACGGCGGATACGGAAAGCGGGCGGCGGCCCGCGAATGACGGAGGCGGCCATGAAACGTTTGGGCGCGCGGCGGTTTTTTCCGGCGGCGGTTCTGGTACTTTTCGCGGCGGGCTTCGCTTTCGCGCAAGACGCGAAACCGGCATCGCCTTATTCCTACACGGCGCCGGAGTACCGCATCGGCCCCGGCGATCAGATCGACGTGAACGTCTGGGATAACCCGCAGGTCTCCAAGCCGGTGACGGTGCGTCCGGACGGGCGGCTCACGCTGCCCTTGGCCGGCGAGATCAACGCCGCGGGCATGACGCTCGACGAGCTTCGCGCGCGTCTCGAGGAGGCGCTCAAGCGCTACATCGAAAAGCCGGTCGTCTCGCTGACCTTGCTTTCGGTCGAGAGCTACAAGGTCTTCGTGCAGGGACAGGTGCGCAACGCGGGCGCGTATCCCATCAACGGCACGACCACGGTGACGCAGGCGGTGAGCCTGGCGGGCGGATTTACCGAGTTCGCGAACCCGAACGGGGTGTTCATCCTCCGGGGCGGCGCGGCGACGACGCAGAAGATCCGCGTGAAATACAAGCGGATCCTGGCGGGCAAGGCGCTTGATGTGGCCGTGCAGCCGGGCGACACCGTCGTGGTGCCCTGAGTCGAGGATTGAGGATTGAGGATCGAGGATTGAGTCGCGCCTCGGTTGGCGGTCGCGGGTCCCCTGGGATGCCCGAACGCCAGTTCGGCAAACGCCTGCCGCGATTGAAGATTGCAGATTGCCGATTGAAGATTGGGGCCGGCGCGCGGCGCGGATGGGGCGGCCGTTTGCTGACGCGCGCGGCTCTGACATCGCAAGCGGCGCTTTTGCGGGGCGGTATCACCCGCTCCCTGACGGTCGCGGCTCTGTTCATCGCCATCCTGGCGGTCGCGGCGCCCGCCCATGCCGCGACGCGGTTTTCGGTCTATCCGCAGCTTTCCGCGTATTACGAGTGGACGGACAACCTTCTGCTGACGACCGAAGAGTCCGAGGACGAGAAGATCGCCGATCACTCGCTGTTGCTCGTTCCGGCGCTGGCGCTCATCCTCGACAACGAGCGCACGGTGTTCGAGATCGGCGGGGCGGCGGGCTTTCGCTGGCATTACGAGCACACGGAGGAGAACAACGTCCCCGACCAGGTGACGGGACAGGTGCTCCTGACGCACCTCGTCTCGCGGCGCGCGCGCGTGGAAGCCTCCGACAACCTGACGTTTTTCTACGACCCGCGAGACACGGCGACACGCACGCAAAACGAGCTCGTCTCCGTGCGGACGGCGTCGATCGGTAACGCCGCGCGCGGATTCGTCGGCTATTTCGTCGCGCCGACGCTCGAGGCGGGCGTGGAGTACGTGTTCTCAACCTCGGAATTCGAGGACCGCATCCTGTTCGACGCGGTGCAGCACGCGGCGACGCTCTCGCTCGAAAAGGGCGTGACCGCGCGCTTTTCGTACACGGCGTTTGCCCGTGCGACGCGCAACATCTTCGACCGCGATTTCGATTTCATCCGCCGCGTGTACGATTCCGACGCGCGGATGGAGGAAGACTTCCCCACCGAGCTTCGCGATCCGAACGATTTCGACACCTGGGTGCCGGGCGCGGGGATCGACTTTCGGCTGACGCCGACGTTCACGCTGGCGTTCCGGTCGGGTGTCATTTTTCTTGCGCGCGAGGAGACTGCCGGCGAATACCGGTTCGACGACATCGAATGGTATCAGACGGCGGCCGCGACGCAGGCGTTCAGGCGCGTTGTCCTTGCGGCAAGTTATAGCCGCGACGTGGAGCCGGCGCAGGGCCTGGAGAACGCGACGCGCAACGAGCAGATCTTCCTGACCGCGGAGGAAAGCTGGACGGACTGGTTGCAGACGCTGCAAGAGGCGGGGCTTTTGCGCGCGCGGCAGGAGGAAGGGATCATCCAGGGCTGGCGCGCGGGCGCGGGGCTGACGCTTCGGCCCGCGCGATGGCTGGCGTTCGGCGCGGGCTACCAGCGGTTCGAGGAAGAAAGCCGCTTCGACCTGACGGAGACGACGCTGATCCAGAACCGCGCGTACGTCTCGCTTTCGATCGGCCCGCCGCGCCGGAACACGTTCCAGCTTGTTCCGTCGCCGCCGCCTTGAGTTGGAGTGACGAGTGATGTCGAGGGCGCGGCGATGCCGGTGCGGTATCGACCGCGCACTCCGCTTCGCTCCGTTTGCGGCCCTGACATCGCAAGCACCGCGACGTCAGGGCCGCAAACGCAGCCGGCCCGCTTCGAGCGGGACGGCGGAGTGCGCGGTCGATACCGCCCCCGGCAAAAGTCGCGTTCATCCCGGCGCGAAACCAACCGCGCACTCCGCTTCGCTCCGTTTGCGGCCCTGACATCGCCGTTTGCGGCCCTGACATCGCCGTTTGCGGCACCGACATCTATCCCGTCGCTGCCGCCTTGAGCCGGGAGAGCGTTTCACGCACGCGCGCGGAAAGCTTCGCCGCCGTGAACGGTTTTTGGATGATGTTGCGGCGCGCGGCTTCGTCGAGTTCGGTGAAACCGCTCGTCGAATAACCGGTCATGTACAAGACGCCAAGTCCTGGCCGCAGTTCCAGGGCGCGCTGGGCGAGGTGAAAGCCGCTCTGGCGCGGCATCACGAGGTCGGTCAGAAGCAGATCGACCGTCTTGTCCCAGTTTTTCAGCATGTCGAGGGCGATTTCCGCGTCGAGGGCTTCGAGCACCTCGTAGCCGCTCCATCGGAGCACACGCGCGGTCAGGGCGCGGACCTGATCGTCGTCCTCGACGACCAGGATCGTGTAGGGCTGCGGCGGGGCGGGCTCGGCCAGGGCCGGCGCGCCGGCGCCGCGCGCGATGGGGAGGTACACCTGAAAAACGGCGCCGCCGCTTGCGTTCTCCACGCGAATCCAGCCGTGCACCTGGCTGACGATGCCGTAAACCGTGGAAAGACCGAGGCCTGTTCCGATCGCCTCGGGTTTGGTGGTGAAAAACGGCTCGAAGATGTGCGCGAGGATGTTCGGGTCGATGCCCGGACCGTTGTCCGCGATCTCGAGGACGACGTAATCGTCCGGCGGGATCGGCTGGCCGTAGAAGTCGCTCAAGCCGCCGCGGCTTGACGCGCGCCGCGTGCGTACGGCAATCCGCCCCCCGGCGGGCACCGCGTCGCGCGCGTTGACGACAAGGTTGACGAGAACATGCTCGAAATGCGCCGGGTCGATGCGCACCGGCGGAAGATACGGCTCGAGTTCGAAGGACATTTCCGTGTCGTCCGCAAGCGCCTTGCGCAAGATCAGCTCGAGGTCCGTGACGATGATGTTGATATCCACGTTCGCCGGCTCGCCGGGCTGGCGGCTGGCGAACGCCAACAGGCGGCGCGCGAGATTTTCGCCCCGGTCCACCGCGACGAGCACCTGGTCGAGATCCGTGGTGACGGGATGGCCAATGCCCAGCGACTCGCGCGCGAACGCGGTGAAGTTGCCGATGACCGTGAGGATATTGTTGAACTCGTGCGCGATGCCGCCGGCGAACCGCCCCACGGCCTCCATGCGCTGCGCGCCGCGAAGCTGCGCTTCGAGGCTGCGCCGTGTCGCGCGATTGGCGAATTCGCGGCGAAGGGACGACGGCAGGCGGGAAAGGTTGTTCTTGGAGACGAAATCGGAGACGCCCTCGCGCATCAACTCGACGACGGCCTCCTCTCCGACGCGCCCGGACACGACGATGAAGGGGATGTCCGGCTGCCGCTCGCGGAATTCGGCGAAGGCCTGGGCCGTCGGAAAGCCGGGCACCATGTAGTCGCAAAAAACGACGTCCCGCGGCTCGGCTAGGGCCTTTGTGAAGTCCTCCGGCGTTTCGACGCGGGTGGCGGTGACCTGAAAGCCGCCGGCCTCGAGGGCCCGGATCATCAGATCGTAATCTTCCGCGGAATCTTCAACGATCAGCGCGCGCAGGGTATCCATGCCGTCACCCCCAAAAAAGTTTGCGGCCGGAAACGAATATTCGATCAGCGCCCCCAGGGGATTACCGAAACCGGCCCGGAGGAAGGCGCCCATCGCAACGCTCACGAAAATAAGACCACTAAATAACTTTTCGCCCCGAAGAAATCAATGCCCCCAAATCGCGAGGGCCGACCGCGCAGGCCTGTGCCGGGGCGGTATCGACCGCGCACTCCGCTTCGCTTCGTTTGCGGCCCTGACATCGCAAGCCGGTGCCGGGGCGGTATCGACCGCGCACTCCGCTTCGCTTCGTTTGCGGCTCTGAAAGGCACCGGCACGCGGTTCAGTTCTCGCTGTAGCGGTTCAATCGGCTCCAGAACAGGCCGATGCGCCCCACGGCCTCGTCGTATTCGCGGAATTCGATGGGCTTTCGGACAAAGCTGTTCGCGCCGTATTCGTAGGCGCGGCTGATGTCGCTGCCGAGCGTGGACGAAGTGAGCATGACGACGGGAACGTATCGCGTTCGGGCGTTCGCGCGCACGGCGCGCAGCACCTCCAGACCGTCCACCTTCGGCAGCTTGATATCGAGCAGAATCACGCATGGGAGCTTGCCGTTCCCCCCGTTCATCGTATCGAGGTAATCAAGCGCCTCGGCGCCGTCCCGAAGGACGACGATCGCCCGGTTGAGATTCAGGCGATTCAGCGAAATGAGCGTCAGTTCCTCGTCGTGTTCGTTGTCCTCGATCACCAAAATGATTCGATCGTTCATGATCGGCCTCCGGTTTCTTGTCCAACCCTTCGCGGCGGCCGAGTCGTGAATTCGTCGTCGGGGTATTTCTTTCCTCGCATCGGGAAGTCTACGCCGTCGCCTTTCATATAACCAGTAACCGCAAGTTATCAGTGAGCGCGCTTTCAATTACGCGCGCCACCGGCGCGACCCTCTCGCGGCCGCATGGGGGTGACCTCGCGCGCCGCGGGGGGAAGCGCGAACCGGAACGTCGCCCCCTCGTTCACGGCGCCTTCGGCTTCGATCCATCCCTGATGGCGCTCCACGACGCGCTTGCAGATCGCAAGGCCGATTCCCGTGCCGGGAAAGCGGCTTTGCGGGTGCAGTCGATGAAAGACATCAAATAACTTGGAGGCGTAACGCATGTCAAAACCCACGCCGTTATCAAGGATTTCGTAAACCACGTACGAACCTTTCGGCGCGCCATTCACCTCGATGCGCGCGGCTTCCCGTTCGGACGTGAACTTGACCGCGTTCGCGAGCAGATTGGCAAGGAGCTGCCCGATCGCAGCCGGATCGGCCTGGCAGGGTGGAAGTTCGCCGACGATCCATTCGATGTTGCGGCCCGCGTGGCGCTCGCGCAGATCGTTGATCGCGCCGGTCACGAGCCGCTCCATCGAAATGGAGCGCGGCCGCAGCGGCTCACCGCCAAGGCGCGCGTATTCGATGAGATCCTCGATGAGCCGCGCCATCGCGATCGCGTTTGATTCGACGCGGCCAAGAAGCTCGGCGACGCGCGGATCGGCATGTTCGTGTTCGTCGATAAGGATGCGCGAATAACCCGCGATGGCGCGCAGCGGCGCGCGCAGGTCGTGCGAGACGGAATAGGCGAAGGTCTCCAGATCGCGCGATTTTTCCATGACCTCGTGCGTCCGGAGCGCCACGCGCTCTTCGAGCACGCGATTGGCTTCGCGCACCTCGTTTTCCGCTTCGTCGCGCCGTCGTTCGAGATCCACGAGAAGAACGGCGTTCCGCACGATCGTGGCGAGAAAAATGACGGTGATGGCGGCGGTCACGAACGCCGCGCCGTATCCGGACGGCAGCCACGCGTAGCCCTCGCCGACGACCTGCAACAGCCCAAGGACGATCGGCATGACGAGCACGACGGGCACGAGGCGGCGGGCCATCGCGGCGCCGATCGTATCCGCGGTCAGGTAGGCCATCTTCCCGCGGTCGCCGTGGATCATGGATATCGCGGGGCCCAGCAGGAAAAACGCGAACATGGTGACGACCGCCATGTCGCCCGGCTCCATTCGATGGGCAAAATCCCGCGAATCGAAGACGAACGCGGCGAATCGCTCGAGCGCGACGACGAAAACGAGGAAGCCCAGAAGCTGGGCCACGCCGGACCGGCGGCGCGCGTAGGCGACAAGGGCGGCGCCGCATAGCGCGAAATTGAACGCCGTCGTCGGCGCGGAATGCAGCGGGAGTTCCGCGATCGCGCGCATGCGCGATCCGGGCGCCGGCGAGGGAACGCCGAAATTCATGTCGGCCGCGAATGGGAGAAAACCGGCCAGTCCGCTTGCGATCAACACCGCGCCGGCGGCGTACAGCGCCATGCGGTCGTACCGGCCCTCGTTCGCCCGCGCGGCCAAGGCCAGCGCGGCCGCACTGACAACCAACATCAGGGCGGAGGCGAATGACATCGCCGGCCATTCCGGCACCAGCGAGATGAGAGGGCGGATGTCGAGCAGCCAGGCGAGTATCTTCGCCGCGCCGACAAGGGCGACCGCGACGCCGGCGAAACGCGCGATGCGCCGCATGATCTCGCAGCGCCGCGCCATGCCCGGGCTCGTCCCGAAGATCCGCGCGCCGGCGCCCGCGCCGGCGGCCCCGATCGCTCCCGCGGGAGCGCCCGCGCGTTGCCGCGTTTCGGGTTCGTTGGTAGGCTTCATCCGCCTTGTCCGGTCAATATCGCCCGCCCCTTCCCGAGGTGAACATGCGGTCGCGGATTTTCGTTCTGACGGTTGTTTGCGTTCTTGCCGGCGCGATGCGCGCCCATGCGCTTTCCATCGTGGCGCAGGACCCCGTCTTTGCCACTTACGTCATCGGCGTCGAGGAACCGATCCTCGTCGTGTTCGACGAATCGCTCGACCCGTCCACGGTCAACGACGCGCGCGCTTTCGTGACGCGCCTTGATACCGGAGACGTGCCGCCCGCGTCGGTGAGCGTCGCGACCACAAACATGGCCGACGACACGATCGTCATCGACCCCGGCGCGGACCTGCGTTTCGGGCGGCGCTACCAGATCACCGTTTCGACGCAGGTGCTGGCGGCGGACCAGACGCCGTTTGACGGCGCGTATCCGCTCGGCCGCGTCTTTGTGCCGAACATCCCCCGCGATTTCACCGTGCCGGACTGCCCGCCGGGCGACTTCGATTGCCTGATCCACCTGTGGAGCCCGTATCTCGCGTTCAATCCGTTCGATCCGGAAGGCACCGATCCTTCCGAGTATTACAAGATTCCCGGCATGAGCGCGACCGAGGCGTGGAAGTGGACGACCGGACGGCCGGATGTCGTGGTCGGCGTCATCGACGACGGGATGAGC is from bacterium and encodes:
- a CDS encoding response regulator, coding for MNDRIILVIEDNEHDEELTLISLNRLNLNRAIVVLRDGAEALDYLDTMNGGNGKLPCVILLDIKLPKVDGLEVLRAVRANARTRYVPVVMLTSSTLGSDISRAYEYGANSFVRKPIEFREYDEAVGRIGLFWSRLNRYSEN
- a CDS encoding CpsD/CapB family tyrosine-protein kinase, with product TGASAPADEHTPITPRVDSQGNTVVSEDTVEQHEHNGELVRIVRRVLRAPDGREIVKRVRQVRKLTAGATDGEVTPGRRIRAPLIPLAEGIPLARLTPSAQQDLLPALKQDHPAAVRQFHMLWNKIDTISMQEPACTIIVTSAVPKEGKSVCSINLAATIAQTPDVRVLLMDADLHQPRTHEYLGLELPEKGLADILRGQATVADCVINYEIDRFYYLPSGVTEGMPTELLAGRAMDHLLDELKGLFHFVIIDSPPLVPIADTVNLAAKVDGVVLVVRAGQTSRKLVGQVLEDLGEKRILGVVLNGLDFRTSGGAYHYGYYGYYGYYGGYGKRAAARE
- a CDS encoding polysaccharide biosynthesis/export family protein, encoding MKRLGARRFFPAAVLVLFAAGFAFAQDAKPASPYSYTAPEYRIGPGDQIDVNVWDNPQVSKPVTVRPDGRLTLPLAGEINAAGMTLDELRARLEEALKRYIEKPVVSLTLLSVESYKVFVQGQVRNAGAYPINGTTTVTQAVSLAGGFTEFANPNGVFILRGGAATTQKIRVKYKRILAGKALDVAVQPGDTVVVP
- a CDS encoding response regulator, with product MDTLRALIVEDSAEDYDLMIRALEAGGFQVTATRVETPEDFTKALAEPRDVVFCDYMVPGFPTAQAFAEFRERQPDIPFIVVSGRVGEEAVVELMREGVSDFVSKNNLSRLPSSLRREFANRATRRSLEAQLRGAQRMEAVGRFAGGIAHEFNNILTVIGNFTAFARESLGIGHPVTTDLDQVLVAVDRGENLARRLLAFASRQPGEPANVDINIIVTDLELILRKALADDTEMSFELEPYLPPVRIDPAHFEHVLVNLVVNARDAVPAGGRIAVRTRRASSRGGLSDFYGQPIPPDDYVVLEIADNGPGIDPNILAHIFEPFFTTKPEAIGTGLGLSTVYGIVSQVHGWIRVENASGGAVFQVYLPIARGAGAPALAEPAPPQPYTILVVEDDDQVRALTARVLRWSGYEVLEALDAEIALDMLKNWDKTVDLLLTDLVMPRQSGFHLAQRALELRPGLGVLYMTGYSTSGFTELDEAARRNIIQKPFTAAKLSARVRETLSRLKAAATG